From Nerophis ophidion isolate RoL-2023_Sa linkage group LG15, RoL_Noph_v1.0, whole genome shotgun sequence, one genomic window encodes:
- the prpf4bb gene encoding pre-mRNA processing factor 4Bb produces the protein MADVEMDITASRMNNFNEHMKQEMENQERSGNEDSGDVSEEEEEEEDEAETNGEKPQEGPKHHSSGGKHKRKKHKHRSKHKKHKHASDEDKDRKRKHRHKHRKHKRNKEGASPSAVAIFASSGQKKGDSSPSSGNPSLDDRAVLEDLEKQRAMIKAELDSQLMEGKVQSGMGLILQGYNSGSEEDGDRVRNGEQRQRGSLGKAISPRGVGSGKARRESTEASKTASKRHSPNKATVRPVKESKQDKVSKSNKEKDISAKDRARGGSDSKERKHSESTDRSKERARKSTSPPSWRAEQKISRPEKRPSPHRDERPVQEKARPRSKSPVRERPSRSDTDKRPTKSPSKDASSGKENRSPHRMPAPCPVKKRSPSPRHSRHASAGAADRMKQSQSPVPRARSPPRRGRSRSPDVRRRDAERQESPLRKRLRPEGGPGRDRSRDNSPKLPVRRRISRSPLRRRSPSPRRRSRSSPRRRSRSPLRHRSGDRDRYGRLRQYRRSMSRDRERRRRRSRDEDKFKGSLSEGMKVDQESSGEDVLDDFDGEEIDEEALIEQRRQQRMAIVQKYKVLNDDSNMASEPNSPQSSTRSRSPSPDDILERVAADVKEYERENLNTFEASIKAKHNLIAQEKDAANPKKPSAPDMFTESDDMFAADFDGARMRGAGIGKDFKENPNLRDNWTDAEGYYRVNIGETLDKRYDVYGYTGQGVFSNVVRARDTARAGQEVAVKIIRNNELMQKTGLKELEFLKKLNDADPDDKFHCLRLFRHFYHKQHLCLVFEPLSMNLREVLKKYGKDVGLHIKAVRSYSQQLFLALKLLKRCNILHADIKPDNILVNESKTILKLCDFGSASHIADNDITPYLVSRFYRAPEIIIGKPYDYGIDMWSVGCTLYELYTGKILLPGSSNNHMIKLAMDVKGKMPNKMIRKGVFKDQHFDQNLNFLYIEVDKVTEREKVTVMSTINPTKDLLSDMIGGQRLPEDQRKKVMQLKDLLDGTLMLDPAKRISINQALQHPFIQEKI, from the exons ATGGCCGATGTGGAGATGGATATCACGGCGAGTAGAATGAATAATTTCAACGAGCACAT GAAACAGGAGATGGAAAACCAAGAGAGAAGCGGTAATGAAGACAGTGGAGATGTGtctgaagaggaggaggaagaagag GATGAGGCCGAGACCAACGGCGAGAAGCCACAGGAGGGCCCCAAACATCACAGCAGTGGCGGCAAACacaagaggaaaaaacacaaacatcGCAGTAAGCACAAAAAACACAAGCACGCTTCAGACGAGGACAAGGACCGCAAACGCAAGCATCGCCACAAACACAGGAAACACAAGCGTAATAAGGAGGGTGCCTCTCCCTCTGCGGTTGCCATCTTCGCCTCCTCTGGCCAAAAGAAAGGCGACTCCTCCCCTTCCTCGGGCAACCCGAGTCTGGATGACCGAGCCGTGCTGGAAGACCTGGAGAAGCAGAGGGCCATGATCAAAGCcgagctggacagccagttgatGGAGGGCAAGGTCCAGTCAGGAATGGGCCTCATCTTGCAGGGTTATAACTCCGGATCAGAAGAAGATGGGGATCGGGTCAGAAACGGGGAACAGCGCCAGCGAGGCAGCTTGGGGAAAGCCATATCTCCCCGGGGAGTGGGAAGTGGTAAAGCTAGAAGGGAATCGACAGAGGCCAGTAAGACTGCCTCCAAGCGCCATAGTCCAAACAAGGCCACGGTCCGGCCTGTAAAAGAGTCCAAACAGGATAAGGTGAGCAAAAGCAACAAGGAGAAAGACATCAGCGCCAAAGACCGAGCGCGTGGAGGGAGTGATTCAAAAGAGagaaaacattcagaaagcactGATAGGTCCAAGGAACGAGCCAGGAAGTCTACTTCCCCACCCAGCTGGAGAGCAGAGCAGAAAATTAGTCGCCCTGAGAAACGTCCCTCACCGCATCGGGACGAGCGGCCGGTTCAGGAAAAAGCAAGGCCGCGGTCCAAATCACCTGTACGTGAGCGGCCGAGTCGCTCCGACACCGACAAAAGACCGACCAAGTCTCCGTCAAAGGATGCATCGTCTGGGAAGGAGAATCGCTCGCCACACAGAATGCCGGCTCCTTGCCCTGTAAAAAAGCGTAGCCCCTCCCCTCGCCATTCCCGCCATGCCTCGGCCGGCGCCGCAGATCGCATGAAGCAGAGCCAGTCCCCCGTCCCTAGGGCCAGGTCGCCGCCGAGGAGAGGGCGTAGCCGTTCACCGGACGTCAGGAGGAGGGACGCTGAGAGGCAGGAGTCACCGCTCAG GAAGCGACTGCGACCAGAAGGTGGGCCAGGGCGAGACCGGTCGCGAGACAACAGCCCCAAGTTGCCCGTACGCCGCAGGATAAGTCGCTCGCCCCTAAGACGACGTTCTCCATCCCCCCGTCGACGCTCCCGCTCGTCCCCTCGCAGACGGAGCAGGTCTCCACTGAGACACCG GTCCGGGGACAGAGATCGCTACGGGAGACTCCGACAGTACAGACGCTCCATGTCACGCGATCGTGAGAGGAGGCGGCGTCGCAGCAGAGACGAAGACAAGTTCAAGGGAAGCCTCTCGGAGGGCATGAAGGTCGACCAGGAGTCCTCAGGAGAAGACGT GTTAGATGATTTTGATGGCGAGGAGATCGATGAAGAGGCTTTGATTGAGCAGCGCAGACAGCAACGCATGGCCATTGTACAG AAATACAAAGTGTTGAACGATGACAGCAACATGGCGTCGGAACCCAACAGCCCGCAGAGCAGCACACGCAGCCGCTCGCCGTCGCCTGACGACATCCTGGAGCGAGTCGCCGCCGACGTCAAAGAATATGAACGCGAGAACCTCAACACCTTCGAGGCCAGCATCAAGGCCAAGCATAACCTGATTGCCCAGGAGAAAGACG CGGCCAACCCAAAGAAGCCATCGGCGCCCGACATGTTCACAGAGTCGGACGACATGTTTGCAGCTGACTTTGAT GGTGCTAGGATGAGAGGAGCTGGAATCGGAAAGGACTTCAAAGAGAATCCAAACCTCAGGGACAACTGGACCGATGCCGAGGGTTATTACA GGGTGAACATTGGCGAAACACTGGACAAGCGCTACGATGTCTACGGCTACACTGGCCAGGGGGTGTTCAGCAACGTGGTCCGAGCCAGGGACACTGCCAGGGCCGGCCAGGAGGTGGCAGTCAAGATCATCCGGAACAACGAACTCAT GCAGAAAACGGGTTTGAAAGAGCTGGAATTCCTCAAGAAGCTGAACGATGCCGACCCTGATGACAAGTTCCACTGTCTGCGTCTCTTCAGACATTTCTACCACAAgcagcatctctgtctggtctTTGAGCCGCTGAG CATGAACCTGCGAGAGGTGCTGAAGAAGTACGGCAAAGATGTGGGACTGCACATCAAGGCCGTGCGCTCCTACAGTCAGCAGCTCTTTTTGGCCCTGAAGTTGCTAAAGAGATGCAACATCCTGCATGCTGACATCAAGCCTGACAACATCCTG GTGAACGAGTCGAAGACCATCTTGAAGCTGTGCGATTTTGGGTCGGCATCACACATCGCCGACAACGACATCACCCCATATCTGGTCAGCAGATTCTACAGAGCTCCAGAGATCA TCATAGGCAAACCGTACGACTACGGCATCGACATGTGGTCGGTGGGCTGCACGCTGTACGAGCTCTACACAGGAAAAATCCTTTTGCCGGGATCCTCCAACAATCACATGATCAAACTGGCCATGGACGTCAAGGGCAAGATGCCAAACAAG ATGATCCGTAAAGGAGTCTTCAAAGACCAACACTTTGATCAGAATCTCAACTTTCTTTACATCGAAGTGGACAAAGTAACGGAGCGG GAAAAGGTGACAGTGATGAGCACCATCAACCCCACCAAAGACCTGTTGTCCGACATGATTGGCGGCCAGCGTCTGCCGGAGGACCAGAGGAAGAAGGTGATGCAGCTCAAGGACCTGCTGGACGGCACATTGATGCTGGACCCGGCCAAGCGCATCAGCATCAACCAGGCACTGCAGCACCCTTTCATCCAGGAGAAGATCTGA